CCAATCCGATGACCTTCCTTGGCCTTGCCGGGGTCGGCGATCTGATCGTGACCTGTTCCTCGCAGTTGTCGCGCAACTACCGCGTCGGTTATGCCCTGGGCAAGGGTCAGAGCCTGGATGAAGCGGTAGACGCTCTTGGCCAGGTGGCCGAAGGCGTCAACACCGTGCGCCTGGTGCGTGAGAAAGCTCACGAGGAAGGGGTCTACATGCCGCTGGCCGAAGGCCTGTTCCAGGTGCTGTTCCGTGGTGTGCCCGCACGCGATATGGCGAAACTGCTGATGCAGAGCGAGCAGAGCAGTGACGTGGAGTTCGTGCTGTCACGTGAGGACGTACAACAGGATCAGCGTCAGCAGGACTCCTGACCGCGACCCTGTCCCCAATCATGGAGAGGAACAGATGATGGCCGCACCCTTGCTGATCATGCGTCACGGCGAGGCGTTGTCGGGATTTCCCGATGAACAGCGCGTACTGAGTGAACGAGGACGTGAGGAAGCCACTGCCATGGGCAGATGGCTGGCTGAGAGGCCAGATAGCGTCAAGCTGCGGGTAATCGCCAGCCCCTATACTCGAGCGCAGCAGACCGCCGCACTGGTCGCTGAACAATTTGCCACCACGCCGGATATCGACACCCTGGAGATCATCACCCCGGACGACGACCCCGAAGCCGTGGTCGAGTGGTTATTGACTCAGGCGGATGACACCCCGATATTGCTGGTCAGCCACATGCCACTGGTCGCGGTACTGACCGGCCTGCTGGTGGAAGGACGCAGCGACACCGGCGTGGGGTTCGCCACCGCAGCGGTTGCTGAATTGACGGGAGATGTCTGGGCCAGTGGCTGTCTGAGTCTGCGCAGCCTGACCACACCGGCGCAAGCAAAGGAATAGAAGAGGGAAGGACGAAGAGAAAAGAGTGAAGAGAAATGAGCGATGAGCACTTGCCACCATTCCTTTCGCGGGCACACTATCTTCCTTCTTCCTTCTTCCTTCTTCCTTCTTCCTTCTTCCTTCTTCCTTCTTCCTTCTTCCTTCTTCCTTCTTCCTTCTTCCTTCTTCCTTCTTCCTTCTTCCTTCTTCCTTCTTCCTTCTTCCTTCTTCCTTCTTCCTTCTTCCTTCTTCCTTCTTCCTTCTTCCTTCTTCCTTCTTCGCCGCCTATATCACCCCCGAAACACGCAGGATAAACACTCCCACCGTCACGGTAATGCTGGCTATCAAGGTTGTCATGGCGATGATATTGGCGGTCAGCGTTTCGTCGCTGCCCATGGCCTTGGCCATCACGAAGGCAGCGGCGGCAGTCGGACTGGCGAAGAACAGAAACAGCACTCCCAACTCGCGGCCTTCGAAGCCTGCCCACCAGGCCAGTGCCGTGGTGCCCAGTGGGATCACTACCATCTTGGCCAGGCTGGCGCTGATCGCGGTGCGGTATCCCTTGCGTAAGGCGCGAGTGGACAGCGTGGCACCAATACAGATCAGCGCCAGCGGTAGAGTCAGCGAGGCGAAATAGTCACCGGTGGTGTTGGCCCAGTCAGGGAGTTGAACACCCAGCATTGCCAATGGAGTGGCGGCGACCACCGAGATGATCAGTGGATTATGCAGGATGTGGCGAATGATGCTGCGCCAGTCGACGGTACTGCCTTCTCCACGAGGTTGGTAGGCGGCGAGAGCTATGACCGACAACACGTTGTAGGAAAGAATCACCACTCCCAGCAATAAGCTGCCGGTCGAGATGCCTGCGTCACCATACATGCCGGCTGCCAGAGCGAGACCTACGATACCGCAGTTACCGCGAAAGGCCCCCTGAATATAGACGCCACGCAGCGGCCGTTTGACGCGCAGGATGGCCCAGCCCCAACTGGCAGCGAAACTGATCAGTGTTGCCAGCGTGAAGAATCCCAATAGCAGCGGGTTGAAGGTGTTGGCGAGGTCTGCGTTGAGCAGGCTCAGAAAGATCATCGTCGGCAGGGTGCCGCGGAATACCAATCGAGAGGCGGTGTTGACGAAGGTCTGATCGATCCAGCCCAGGCGTTTGAGGCCAATGCCAATAAAGACCATGGCAAACACCGGCAGGCTGACGTCGAGGGTGCCGAGAAAAATGTCGAGTAGTGACATGCCTATGCTTGAATGCCCCGCAGATTGCAGTGGGAGTGAATCTCGCCGAGGTGATGCCAGCAGTGTAACCGGCATTGGATCGCAGAATCGATGGTGTAGAACTTTAGTCTAACTATACCATGGTCGCTCTTGTCAGTCAGCGGTGAGGTGTCTAGTTTGTCATTTGTATGATGTATGACATGAAGGCTGTTTGAATGCCTCATGTCGCTCCCAAAGAGACAAGAGGACAATCAGGTGAGCTTCACACGCGACGATGTTAAAAAAGCTGTTGGTGATGGACTGCTGTCGTTTCCGGTTACCGACTTTGACGCTGAAGGCCGCTTTGATGCCGATAGCTACCGTGAGCGGTTGAAGTGGTTCATCAGCCATGAGATTTCTGCAGTCTTCGTGGCCGGCGGCACCGGAGAGTTCTTCAACCTCTCGATGGATGAGTTCCGTGAAGTCGTGCGTCTGGCGGTGAAGACCGTCGATGGCAAGCTGCCGGTGATCGCCAGCGCTGGCCTGAGTGTGGCCTCTGGTTCGGCCTTTGCGAAGATTGCCGAGGAAGAGGGCGCCGACGGTATCCTGTTGATGCCGCCGTACCTGACCGAGTGCCCGCAGCATGGATTGTTCGAGTACGCTCGCCAGATCTGCGATTCCACTTCGATCAGCGTCATCTATTACAACCGCGGCAACGGCATCATGAAGCCCGAGACCGTGCAGAAGCTGGCCGATGCCTGTCCGAACCTGATCGGCCTCAAGGACGGCAAGGGTGACCTCCAGGCGCTCAACCGCATCATTCGCACTGTCGGTAACCGCCTGACCTATGTTGGTGGTGTGCCGACCGCTGAAATCATGGCCGAGGCCTACCTGGCGATGGGAGTGAACACCTACTCCTCTGCGGTATTCAACTTTGTTCCTGACATGGCAGTGACTTTCTACAAGGCGCTGCGTAGTGGTGATAGCGATACCGTGCGTCGCATCTCTCGCGAGTTTTTCCTGCCTTTTGTCGATCTGCGTGACAACAAGTCAGGCTATGCAGTCAGCCTGATCAAGGCGGGTACCGCTTTGGTCGGCCGTCCTTCCGGAGGCGTTCGCGCACCGCTGGAAATGCCGAGCGATGCTGAAGTCGAGCAACTCAAGCAACTTGTAGAGCGCGCCAAGACGTTCTGATGTACCCGGTTCCTGCTGCGTCTGCCGAGGCAGGAGTATTGCAGGGAAACGGTAAAGCCACCCGGAAGCCGCTCTGGAACAACGTTGCACGCCACCGGCTTCACTACAACGAAACCAATGAGGTGACTTCATGAGCATGTCCAGACTGACACTTGGCATTGGTGCTGCGGCACTGATGACCGGTATGGCACTAGCCCCGGCCGTCATGGCGGCCGATGGCCCGCTGCGCGGCAACGTCCGTGTCGTGATTGGTTCCTCCTCCACCGGCGGGGATACCTATCAGAATGCCAGCATCGTCGTCGATGAGCTGGCCGAGAAGCTCGATCTCAACATGAAGGTCGATGCGGTCGGGGTCAGCGCGGCCTACAACGCTCTGAAGCGTGACCCGCGCGGCAACACGCTGATGATCTTCCACGATCAGTCCTATCTTGGCCATCTGTATGGTGTTCAGGGCTATGAAGATCCGTTCGAGAACTACATCATCGGGCCGACCATCGCCATCAACCCCGGTAATGCCTATCTGGTGCCCAAGGATTCTCCCTACCAGACTCTGGATGACATCATTGCCGCCGTTGGCGAGGGTGAGACAGTGCGTGTGGCCATCCAGCCCGGCGGTGTTTCCGAGATCGGCTATACCGCACTGAAGAATGCGATTCGTATTCTTCATCCGGGCATGGAAGAAAACCTCGTGGCGGTCAATACCGGCTCCCAGTCGGACAAGAACCAGCTGCTGTTTGATGACCAGGCCGATCTGATCAACGGTTCAGTACAGGCCAATGAGCAGTACACCCGCCTGCCGGAAGATGATCAGAAGGCAATGCGCTTTGTATGGCTGACCGCGCGCCACGACACTTTGACCCAGGCGCATGAAGAAGGCCTTGGCCAGACGGATCGTGAGGCTCTGCTGCAGTATGCCGAGCCCAATGTCGAGGTGACCATGGGTGAGGGGCAGAGCTTCGCTTTCGATAAGGAGTTCTTCTTCCTCTACAACAAGGACATGGACCCGGCTATCGTCGAGCAGATCGATGCCACGCTGGAGGAGATCTACGCCGACGGTGAGATTCAGGAAACCCAGAAGCGTTCGTTCTTCATTCCGGACTTCATGCCGTCCAGCGAAGCTCAGGAATATCTGAGCAACAAGGCGGAACGTTATGAAGGCATCATTCAGAGCCTTCAAGAGTAGGTGTTTGGCATCAGACACCGGCGCCCCTGTTCGCCGGTGTCTTGCCGCTGATTCATCACCTCGGCGGACAGTGGTCCGGCCATAACGATACCGATATTACTCATCCGAGAAAGAGCCTTCGCCGGAGGCACTATGGAAGCTCCATCCAATTCCCTGCTTGATGTTTCGATCGACTTCGAAACATCGCACCTGTTTTTCCCCCATATCATTCACTGGGTGCTGGCGGTCCTTTTCGTCCTGGTCCTCGTGTTTCGTGTGCTGCCTTTTCTTGCCGCAGTAAAAAGAGGGGAGAAAGCTCTGCCGATCCTCGGCGAATCCCGCGACAATTTTCGGCTTTTCGGCACTCTGGTACTGATTGTTGCCTATTTCTATCTGATGTCAGTGGTTGGGAATCTCTTTCCCTATACCGGTTACGGGTTTCTGATTACCTCAGTGGCTTTCCTGTTCCTGATGTCACTGATGTACATGCACACCAGAACGCGGCGCAAGGTGATAACGGCAGCAATCAATGCCGTAGTTGCACCGACGTTGGCGTGGGTGATCTTCGCCAAAGTCTTCTATATCACCTTGCCTTGAAGGAGGCATTCTCATGATGGATATTCTGTCGCAGTTGGATTTCTCCTTCTTCCTGCTGGCTTCGATAGGCACCCTGGTGGGCATCATTTTTGGTGCTATCCCGGGTATGACCGCGACCATGGCCGTTGCTGTGTGCTTGCCCCTGACCTATGCACTGGGTCTTGAACATGGACTGGCGTTATTGCTGGGCCTGTATGTCGGCGGCATCTCCGGCGGTATGGTGCCGGCCGTACTACTCAATATTCCCGGTACACCTTCATCGATCACCACCACCTTCGATGGCTACCCAATGGCCCAGAAGGGCGAGGGTGAACGGGCGCTGAGAGTCTGTGTCGTGGCCTCACTGGTCGGCGGATTGATCAGTGCTGCGGTGTTGTTCCTGTTTGCACCGTTGTTGGCGGAGTTCTCGATCAAGTTCTCCTATATCGAGAAGTTCCTGATCATTCTGCTGGCACTGACGGTTATCGCCTCGATGTCGAATAACATGCTGGTGGGCATCTTCAGCGGTGTGATTGGTGTCTGGTTGAGCCTGATCGGGACCTATAGCCT
This Halomonas huangheensis DNA region includes the following protein-coding sequences:
- the kdgD gene encoding 5-dehydro-4-deoxyglucarate dehydratase, with amino-acid sequence MSFTRDDVKKAVGDGLLSFPVTDFDAEGRFDADSYRERLKWFISHEISAVFVAGGTGEFFNLSMDEFREVVRLAVKTVDGKLPVIASAGLSVASGSAFAKIAEEEGADGILLMPPYLTECPQHGLFEYARQICDSTSISVIYYNRGNGIMKPETVQKLADACPNLIGLKDGKGDLQALNRIIRTVGNRLTYVGGVPTAEIMAEAYLAMGVNTYSSAVFNFVPDMAVTFYKALRSGDSDTVRRISREFFLPFVDLRDNKSGYAVSLIKAGTALVGRPSGGVRAPLEMPSDAEVEQLKQLVERAKTF
- the sixA gene encoding phosphohistidine phosphatase SixA; translation: MMAAPLLIMRHGEALSGFPDEQRVLSERGREEATAMGRWLAERPDSVKLRVIASPYTRAQQTAALVAEQFATTPDIDTLEIITPDDDPEAVVEWLLTQADDTPILLVSHMPLVAVLTGLLVEGRSDTGVGFATAAVAELTGDVWASGCLSLRSLTTPAQAKE
- a CDS encoding ABC transporter substrate-binding protein encodes the protein MSMSRLTLGIGAAALMTGMALAPAVMAADGPLRGNVRVVIGSSSTGGDTYQNASIVVDELAEKLDLNMKVDAVGVSAAYNALKRDPRGNTLMIFHDQSYLGHLYGVQGYEDPFENYIIGPTIAINPGNAYLVPKDSPYQTLDDIIAAVGEGETVRVAIQPGGVSEIGYTALKNAIRILHPGMEENLVAVNTGSQSDKNQLLFDDQADLINGSVQANEQYTRLPEDDQKAMRFVWLTARHDTLTQAHEEGLGQTDREALLQYAEPNVEVTMGEGQSFAFDKEFFFLYNKDMDPAIVEQIDATLEEIYADGEIQETQKRSFFIPDFMPSSEAQEYLSNKAERYEGIIQSLQE
- a CDS encoding AEC family transporter, which encodes MSLLDIFLGTLDVSLPVFAMVFIGIGLKRLGWIDQTFVNTASRLVFRGTLPTMIFLSLLNADLANTFNPLLLGFFTLATLISFAASWGWAILRVKRPLRGVYIQGAFRGNCGIVGLALAAGMYGDAGISTGSLLLGVVILSYNVLSVIALAAYQPRGEGSTVDWRSIIRHILHNPLIISVVAATPLAMLGVQLPDWANTTGDYFASLTLPLALICIGATLSTRALRKGYRTAISASLAKMVVIPLGTTALAWWAGFEGRELGVLFLFFASPTAAAAFVMAKAMGSDETLTANIIAMTTLIASITVTVGVFILRVSGVI
- a CDS encoding tripartite tricarboxylate transporter TctB family protein, which encodes MEAPSNSLLDVSIDFETSHLFFPHIIHWVLAVLFVLVLVFRVLPFLAAVKRGEKALPILGESRDNFRLFGTLVLIVAYFYLMSVVGNLFPYTGYGFLITSVAFLFLMSLMYMHTRTRRKVITAAINAVVAPTLAWVIFAKVFYITLP